AACGTCGACCACAGCTAGACGGTTGGTACAGTCTTCGCGGTCGATGAATCAATGAAGTTAAACTGAACACCCCTAGACCACTAGGGCGCATAACTCGTTTGTGCTTACAGTGATTGGCATATCGCTGACATGGACATGACCATCTCGCGTCAGTAGAAATGTGTACGTACCGAGGCCTCGAGAAGCAACGTCAGTGGCAAGCATGATAGGACTTCGGCCAGACTTGAACTCGGCAAGAACCCAGTCACGCTCAGCTTGTTGCCTGATAAATTTGGTCATTAAAAGTCACAAATGTAAGTCATCAAACGATACTCACTTGTCACCGTGGATAGCAAGAGCAGGCCAGCCGTCCATCCTCAAGAACTTGGTCAAGTCATCGGCGACTCTCTTGGTAGCAACGAAGATAAGGACCTTGCCGTTCTCCTGAGAGATCTTTTCCAAGTGGCCGAGAAGCTTGCTTCGCTTGTCAAAGTCAGTGCAGACTTCAACGTGCTGGGCAACATTGTGGTTGGCAGTAAGGTCAAGAGAACCAATGTTAACCTGGATAAAGTCGTGGAGGAAGTCCATGGCGAGACGCTGGACCTCCTTGGGCCAAGTGGCAGAGAACAAAAGGGTCTGTCGGTCAGGTCGGATCTGAGAAACAATCTTTCGAATCTGAGGCTCGAAACCCATGTCGAGCATTCGGTCGGCTTCGTCCATAACGAGATAAGTAACGCGCTTGAGGTTGGTCTTTCCGGTCTCGAGCATGTCGATCAATCGACCAGGAGTGGCGACACAGATCTCGACACCTCGCTGGAGGTCTCGGATTTGAGGGCCCTTGGGAGCACCACCGTAAATGGCAGTGTTCCTAATTCGGGAAGACTGACCAAACTTGGTAGCTTCAGTCTGAATCTGAACAGCAAGCTCTCGGGTAGGAGCAAGGATAAGAACGATAGGGCCGTCACCGGGGGCAAGGAGGGGTTGGGCATTGATGTGGACCATGGCGGGAAGACAGAAAGAGATAGTCTTACCAGAACCAGTCTCGGCAATGGCGACAACATCACGACCGGACAAAGCCATAGGCCAAGCCTGGCACTGgatagaagaaggagcagtGAAACCCATTCGTCGGATCTCGGACATGATGTAGTCGGGGAAGCCGGCCTCCTCAAAGGTAGTGATGGGTCGAGGAACGTTCTTGCCTTGAATCTGGTTATATCATCAGCATGTTTTGCTATATTGTAAAATATCGCCACTGAccttcatttccttctcggcACGGAAGGCTTCGACCTCGGCGTCAGAACGAGCAGTGACTCGGGGGTCCTGGACGTAGAAGCTGTCAGAGTGTTAGTCACTGCAAATTTGCGCACACGGTCTAAgaacaaaaaaggaagaaaaaaagactcacttcttctcaaatTTGGCAAGAGACTGGTTTTGCCAGTCAATGTTTTGCAAGCCCTGGCCAAGGTTGCCCATTCGGTCACCACCTAAAATCAAAATTAGCAAATGAACCTCGCGTATCCTCACGCCAGGATACATACCGAAACCGCCACCGtaaccaccaccaccaccatagCCACCGCCTAGGTATGAGATGTTGGTTACAGGAACCACAAAATACATAAAGAGAAACCTACCGTAGccgccgccaccaccaccgtagccaccaccaccaccgccataGCCACCACCGTAACCACCGCCACCGTAGCCGCCACCGTAAGACTGTGATGAGGTATAGTCAGCACCGGTTTTGTGATCTGCTGTTGAATGTCGACTAACCATTTTGATGATTTGTTTAAAGTTTAAAGGAGTGAAAAGAGTGAAAGTGTATATATGTTATCCTCTTTGAGGTTTTAGATGTtctggaaggaaggaagaaatagATAGGGACTGTGAGAGCAAAAAGATATAATAAAAGGGTTGGAGCCAACCACGGTCACCGCCGACGCGTGAAAAGCTGCTTCCATATCACCGCAGCTATCACCGAGTGTGGCACCCTTATCAGCTGTAATCTTTGTGGTGAAGGTCAAACGTCTCAAATTTGGTTCCGCGAATTACAAAGCGCTTTGGTAAACACTATTGATACACCAGAGTTCTATGGGCTATGCACGGGACATTGAGGTGGCAGTATGAGACCCATGCGTATGGCTGTGAAGACCCGCTGGAGCAACTATATTGTAGAGAAAAGAACGAGCCGTTTCAGACTTAGGCACGGCGGCGGCGAAGAATAGAAGATGTGGACGTTTGTTTTCAATTAGCGCTTCATGATGACATTCACTCCACCCTTTCTAGATCTACAGAGTACTTCCAAGCAATCCCAAATGACATTGTACGGAGTCTATTTCTCACTTCAACATCGCCGGTCTATTCCTCTAcgtttttcttcctcccgaTATTCAAACATGACTTGCGCGGCGATAAACAAACATGAGCTGGCAAATAACACGAAAGACCATCCTAACACACAGCGCGTATAAGTCAGACTTTATGTCAttagatgatgaggacgcACCTGATACTGTTGATGTAAGTTCGTGCAAAAGGTGCTTTGTCCCCTCGAGACCTAAAACAAAACCGACAAGGTTGGCTGTCATCATAAGTAGAATGTTGGCCACAGCGCCTACGGCACAGACATGACGATATAGAGGATGCGCTCCATACTTTGGTAACAAAATGGTAAGCCGTCCACCTCACGGCACAGAAAACTTTGCATACCTTGTCAGCAGCCAATAGCTTTCTCGCCAATATTTCAGGAACAAGGAATAAGCTGACCAGCCATCCCCACGCAAGCAGTTTGAATGACAGATCATGCCAAAGAGCTACAAAAGTAAAGACGAGTAATGTGGCTGGGATGACGTTTTTCGATCCTCCCACAGGTATGTAAATATATCTGAGGTAATCAAGTTAATAAAGGGGGTGGAGAGCTGGTAGAAGATCACAAACCTAACAACCCAGAGGTTGAAGCTCCGATGCCAGCTACGCCAGAAACCCAAAGCTGAATAATTGTTCGCGACACAGCGGATCATGTTCTCCGGGGGATCGACACCGTCGAGTAGAGCCCAAAGACGAAAGAATCTCCACGGAATGAGCAGCTATAAGCCATATTTGTCAGCACAATCGTGGGAATCCAGAAAAGGTACGGAGCATACTTTCAACCATACTATCACCAAATTCCAGAATCCTATCATGCTCAACTCGGAGGGCGAATCTCCCTCCCAGGCCGCTGTGTCTTTGATTGCCACGACATACATTGTATGGAGTACCGACTCCATGGTCAGGATACAAAACAGAAAGCGGACAGCATAATTGAGCTTTTCTCGTACGCTAATCGACATCGGGGAGCGAAGCTGTCAAAGGCTGTCAGTCATTTCACTCACTTTAGGAGAAGTTTTAAAAATCATACCTGCCATAAAAAATCATTGAACGTCATGATTGGGCCGGCAATATACAACGGTGGGTACAAGCAGTATGCCATGAAATTGATGAATGAATAATCTTGTTCGGCGGCAGATGCCTGAACACGCTTGCGGTACTCCGCAGGGGGCTGCAAGGTTCTCTTAGCCATTTATGCACCCTAAGACGATGGCGGAAACTTACAGATGTGTTATCAGACGGTTCCCTCCAGAGATAGTCTAGGCCAAATGAAACCAGTCTCATCATTGTAATGTTGAAACTGACATGCCATCTGGGCAAAAGTCCGCTATAAGTGTCCTACATGATCAACGTCAGCCCCCGTTCCAAATGTTTGTAAGACTCGCTCACCAGTACGCCCAGATCCGCATGTAAACTTTCAAACTTGTATCCTTCCCATCGCTCGTTAAAGAAAAGAATCATCATGTTTCCGGAGATTATTAACCAGGGCCAAAGTTTGCGGATTAAAGGCGAGGTGGGAAATTTTGAGACGTGGTAGTTGAGGGCTAGCAGAGCGATAATTTTGATAGCTGAAGTTCCGTGGAGGAGTGTTATCATGAAGGCGGAGAACAGAGCAATGAATCTAGCcctggaggaaggggatggagCTAAGCGggcttgaagagaagaagtgacAAGGTAGGCGCAGGAAAGGACGacaaggggaaggaggttgCTTCGGAAGGATCGGTATTGGATGTCACTGTCATCCTAAGGCTTGAATCAGTAAGGCCTAGAGGGGGCATTTGAGTCGCGAGGAACGTACAACAGGTCTTCCAAAGAGCCAACCTGGTGACAGCTTGTGGGCAAATTTATAGTAGTTGGGATGGCTAGCTGCACTAAACGGTCAGTTCTGTCATAGCCTTTCTCTAAAAATTTGGACTCACGCAAGCTGACTTTCATAGGAACCCATATCAACATTGGTACTACCaatataaataataatatataCAATCGAAACTCGAGCGTACGCCATTTTGAAGGTCCTGGCTCCTGTCCAGCCATGTTTCGAGCATTTGAGCCGGGTATCGTAATGGTAAAGTCAGTGACGAACagctttcccttctttaTGCCATGTTGAGGAGTTATAGGAGGCGGTATGGAGGTCTCTAAAGATTGCATTTTGCTTGTTTCCGTCTGTCTGTTCTACGCTCGGGAGGTCAGTAGATGATAGCGATGAAAGTCGGCTTTGACTCACGCGTGCACGATTTGTTAACTGCTCATTACCGGTGCTCATACTTGATGTGGATGTATGGGGAAGCGCTCATGGCGGGCGTGGAGCGGAGAAGACTGTATATAATGCTGTACTGGGGAGTTGAATTACGATATGTACTGCGTGGTTCAATAGCAGCGTATACGTAGCGGAAGTGCTTTAGCGCTTCATAATTATTTAACGAAGTATTTACCAGGTCCGCTGCGGGAACTGGCGAAGCGGAGACCGACAGGGAAGGGTCTTGGGGGACTTTTAGCGTGTCGCATTTTTATAATGCAGTAGAATTGTTTGTTCAAGACCTACTATGCAGCTTCCTGGAAGATGCTTTGCGTTCGCTCAAGCTGGCAAGAATACTACTGTGCCGAAGGCTATCTGCATGCATGAAAAGTCCAAAGCACGCACACGACGTATTCTACATTACATATACTGTACTCGGCCGATATCGCTCGTGATATCTGCGATCGTCATTTTGCGTCTGCGGCATTTGTTCGGTTACCTGCAGCACTTGGCATATTCTTCTGTTTTCCTTCCCACGCTTCTCTGCTGCCCTTCCACATCAACGACGGCCCTCTGTCCCACAGCCCAACATTCCGTTGTTGTCCATCAGCATCATTCGGCGCCCTTCCTTTTTACTTCATCACTGACCAGCTTTGCGCGCCAAGATGCAGACCGCCGTATCTGATAAGGAGGTAAGTCATTGTCACTAATCCAGGACCTGCCATCGCCACACCATCTTCGGCGGGGTGATCTTGTTGCGTCTTCACATGTATTGCCTTACTATTGCTATTTTCCTTAGCTTTTAGCTGTTGATCTTCCCAGTCTCCTTCTTATTCTTCACTTTTATCATGGTACCTCGCACCTGTCCATTCGCTAACATGGTTTCTGCTTCCCAGTTGCACATTAACCGCGACTCTCCCACCCCTCTTGACACCCCCTCGTTCCGGCCCAACACTCCACCCTTTGAGCAACCCCCTCAATCCTCCGCCAAGGTCACCGAGCCTGGCGTTGATGGTCGTCCTGAATTGGATCTGAGAAAgcccatctctcttttgcTTAAACTCGGTACCAAGAGGGCCCACGTCAAGGCCGAGCACTCTGCTGGTGCTGCAGCTTTGGTTCAAGGCGACTTGGGTTTGGAGGAGTATATCAGATGGCTTGCTGCTCTTTGGAGGATTTACAAGTAAGTCTCCATGTGACCTACTACATGTTCGGCTCTGATGGTGATGGACTCCCTCGGACTGAATTCACTAATGTCTTACCTAGCGCCCTTGAACTCGGCCTCCAAGAGAACTCTACAAACCCTGTCCTCGCCCCCACTTATGACCCTGCCCTCCTCGCCCGTGCCTCCCCTCTCGCTGCCGATATTAACTACCTTCTCACCCTCTTGCCCAAGGACAAGGTTACCGTTGAGACCAATGTCTCTCTCAAGGAGCCTGCCACTCCGCTTCCTCcattccctcttccctccttcattGCGCCCTTATTCAACGACCCGCCCAAGCCTCTGGCAAATTACCTCAGCCACGTTCGAACACTGTCCGCTTCTCACGTCACCGCTCCAGGCCTTCTTGCTCACGCTTATGTGCGATACCTCGGTGATCTTTCCGGAGGACAATTTATCGGTGCGCGAGTAAAGAAATCTTTCGACCTTCCAGGCGACGATGGGGCCAGGTTCTACCAGTTTGACTTCCAAAAGGGAGGCAATGCGCAAGGCGAAGAGACCAGAGCCGAGACAAAGAAAAGGCTGGCCGAGGTCAAGGATTGGTACAGACGAGGTATGGATGAGGCTGTGGGCGAGGACCAGAGGCTTAAGGGTGAGCCATCTTTCTATATCAATCCCATGAAAGACTATGCTGACACCGAAAACAGCTGACCTCGTCGAAGAGGCTAACCTTGCTTTTTCCCTCAATACtgatcttttctccatcattCACGTGCCCGCCAAGGATAGCAAGAAGCCTGAATCTGGCGCTGTTGCTGCCGAAGACAGACCACAGACCCGCGCAGAGCTCCTCACGCAATCGGCCTGGTTCCTTGCAGCTGCTATCTTTGGCGTAATTTTGAACATTTACGGCGGACCCCTTCTCTCGAAGTTGTTTGCTTAGTTCAAATATTAGAGGTGAGAGGGATagaaggaatggaaatTAATATTATCAAATTACTAAGGGCTTTCGGTTTTCTTATACTATCCATGCACTATTTTTTGGTTCAGACTTCTTACATCCACGCCATGGTTACTAACACGGTCACCTTTTCTCGCTATTGCAACTAGCGCGCCTCCCTTGCTATTCCTGGCCTCAATATGCCTCTCAGTTGTAACAAAATGCGATggaaaaaataaaaaataaaaacaaaCTTTTGAGTCGTTTCAAGCAGTGACAAAGACcaaga
This DNA window, taken from Cryptococcus tetragattii IND107 chromosome 6, whole genome shotgun sequence, encodes the following:
- a CDS encoding ATP-dependent RNA helicase DBP2-A, which codes for MSYGGGYGGGGYGGGYGGGGGGYGGGGGGYGGGYGGGGGYGGGFGGDRMGNLGQGLQNIDWQNQSLAKFEKNFYVQDPRVTARSDAEVEAFRAEKEMKIQGKNVPRPITTFEEAGFPDYIMSEIRRMGFTAPSSIQCQAWPMALSGRDVVAIAETGSGKTISFCLPAMVHINAQPLLAPGDGPIVLILAPTRELAVQIQTEATKFGQSSRIRNTAIYGGAPKGPQIRDLQRGVEICVATPGRLIDMLETGKTNLKRVTYLVMDEADRMLDMGFEPQIRKIVSQIRPDRQTLLFSATWPKEVQRLAMDFLHDFIQVNIGSLDLTANHNVAQHVEVCTDFDKRSKLLGHLEKISQENGKVLIFVATKRVADDLTKFLRMDGWPALAIHGDKQQAERDWVLAEFKSGRSPIMLATDVASRGLDVRDIGYVINYDFPNNCEDYIHRIGRTGRAGRKGTSYTYFTMDNSKSARELVQILRESKADIPPELEEMAMYGGRGGGGRGRGGRGGGRGGYGGGGRGGYSSGANSYGGGGGGGGYSSRW